The Granulicella cerasi region GCTCCACCTTCATGCTCTACCTTGGCGTAGACAAGACCTACCCCGACTCCGACCACCACACCATCATTTTCGCGAATGACTACCAGCGCAATCTGGCAGACATCTCGCAACGCAAGATCGCCTCGGAAGACGTGTCGGTATACGTGCGAAACTCCGTGGTGAATGACCCTTCTACTGCTCCCGAAGGTCACTCTGCGCTCTACGTCCTGGTGCCCACGCCGAACAACTTCAGCGAGATCGATTGGGAGATGAAGAAGTCCGACTATCGAAAGATGGCGCTGCAACTGCTCAAGGAACGTTCGGTATTCCACGACATTGAGGAGCATATCGTCGCGGAACAGATTGTGACGCCCGCGGACTGGGAGCGCAACTCGGTCTACGCCGGAGCGACCTTCAACATGGGCCACAACTGGACACAGATGCTCTACCTTCGACCGCATAATAAGTTCGAAGAGGTCGACAACTGCTATCTCGTTGGAGGCGGCACTCATCCCGGTTCGGGCTTGCCGACGATCTTCGAATCAGCACGCATCGCCGCGAACATGCTCTGCGCCAAGTACCGCGTTCCCCATCGCGAAGCCACGCCATATGGGCAGATCGCTTTCGCGGAACCAGCACAATGAAGAACGAGGTGATCGCTCGATCACGCCGCGCAGGAGAACTCTGGGCCGCATCCTCCTGGCGTTCTCGCCATGCCATGCTCGCGCGACTTGCAGACGTGTTCGTCGAGCGCCAGGAGGAGATCGTTGATGCGATCGTCGCAGACACGGGCAAGCCTCCGCTCGATGCGCTGGGTGGAGATCTTCTGGTTACGCTGGAGCACTTCCGCTTCTACGGAAATCATGCCGAAAGAATTCTGTCGCCGCTTCGCCTGGGACGCAGCCGCTTGCTCTTTGGCTCTGCCAGATTTACGCGCTACTATGAGCCGCATGGAGTCGCGCTGATCTATGCACCCTCGAACTATCCGCTACAGCTCTCGATGGTTCCTGCACTCACTGCACTCTACGCTGGCAACGCCGTCGTGCTGAAGATGAGCGAGCAGACACCGCATCTTGCGGCTGTCCTGCAGGATCTGATGCAAACAGCAGGGCTGCCGCAACACCTTCTTCAAGTATTCACCGATGCGCCCGACTCTGCAGGAGACTACCTCGAGGCGCGGCCTGACTTCGTGTGCTTCACCGGGAGCACGCACAATGGGCGAATGCTGGCAGAGCGCGCGGGTCGGCTCCTCATTCCCTCACTGATGGAGCTTGGTGGCAAAGATGCCGCCATTGTCTTCGCAGACTGCTCGCTGCCACGCACGATTGAAGGCGTTGTTTACGGAGCATTCCTTCATAGCGGACAGGTGTGCGTGGGCATTAAGCGAGTCTTCGTCGAAGAATCTCTTTACGAAAGCTTTGTCGCGAAGCTCGTAGAGCGCATCCGGCAGTTGCGACCGGTGCAAGCGGATTCGGGTGAAATGTCAGCGAGTTTGTCAGATGCTTTACGAACTCGACTCGCTTCTCAAATCGACGAGGCCGTTCAGCGCGGAGCACGAGTGCTCCATGCGCAAGACCTGACGGGACGCTTCCCCGTCATACTGACGGATGTACCTAACGACGCTACGCTCCTACGTGATGAGAGCTTCGGCCCCATTCTCTGCATCGGCAAATTCGATGCGGAAGAAACGGCAGTACGCCGCGCCAATAGCGGCGACTTCGCTCTGGGAGCCAGCATCTGGACGCGCGACCTGCGCAAAGCACAACGCGTTGCGAGCGCACTTCGCGCGCCTAATATCGCCATCAACGATGTGATCCGCAATATCGCCAACCCCGAGGCCCCCTTTGGCGGCAATGGTGCCAGCGGCTACGGACGTTATCACGGCGCTGAAGGCCTGCTTACATTCAGCAAGACGAAAGTTGTCATGACGCAACGCGCTCGCAAGACACGCGAACGCCACTGGTTTCCTTTTCTCCCTGCAACCTATCGCCAGCTCAGCATCATCATTCGCGTCCGCCATTCGCGAATCGGAAGATGGTTCGGCGCGTTTGCCTTTGCCATGGCCTTAATGACGCCCTACCTCGTAGGCGCGACTCACGCTCACACCTCAACACTCCAGACGGAGATGTAAATGTCGAAACCTCTTACCGCGGTCGTGATCGGAGCTGGCATCGGTGGCATGTCCGCTGCTATACAGCTCCAGAAGGCCGGCATCCAGGTCACTCTCGTCGAAAAGAACGGGCAACTCGGCGGCAAGCTGAACCTGCTCGAAACACAAGGCTTCAAATTCGATCTTGGCCCCTCCATCTTCACGCTGCCGCAGGTCTTTCGACCTCTGTTTGAAGGCGATGGAAAAACCCTCGAAGACTATGTGCCGCTCGAGCGAGTAGACCCGCAATGGCGAAATTTCTTTGAGGACGGAACCGTACTCGACCTGTGGGAACGGACGGAGACGATGCGCTCCGAGCTGTCTAGACTCCCGGATGCAGGGACAGCGTTTGATGACTACGAACGCTTCGTCGCGTACTCCAAGCAGCAGTACGACGTCGTCGAGCGCGGCTATCTTCGCGAAGGCCTTGATGGCTTCTGGGAACTGATTCGCTTCTACGGTCTCATGGGCGGACGCGAAATGGACTGGATGCACTCGATGTCCGGCGCGGTGAACAGCCGCGTTCGCAATCAGTATCTGCGCGACATCTTCAATTACTTCATCAAGTACGTCGGCTCGTCTGCGAACGACTCGCCAGGCTTCATGAACCTGATGCCGTACATCCAGCTAGGCTTCGGGCTCTGGTATGTCAAGGGTGGTCTGTACGAATTCGCGCGAGGTTTTGAGCGGCGACTGCGTGAACTGGGCGTCGAGGTTCTTCTGCAGACAGAGGCAACACGCATCACTCAAGAGGGTGACCGTGTCTCTGGCGTCGAATTGCGTGACGCACAGGGCGCGACTACCTTCGTTCCCGCAGATTTCGTCATCTCAAATATGGAGGTCATCCCTGCATCAGAACGTCTTCTGCAACAGACGCCTCGGCAGCTGAAGCGGCTCTCGCGGTTTGAGCCAGCATGTTCGGGAATCGTTCTTCATCTCGGACTCGACCGCGAGTATCCGCAACTCGCCCACCACAACTTCTTTTATTCGAAGGACCAGTCGCAGCACTTCGATCGCGTCTTCCATGAGAAGCGGCTCCCGGACGATCCGACAATCTACCTCGTTGCGCCTACACGCACCGATCCTTCGCAGGCGCCGGCGGGATGCGACAACATCAAGATTCTCCCGCATATTCCACCGCTACAGTCCAAGCGCCCATACACCTATGAAGACTGTGTGGCACTGAAAGAGTTATGCCTGGACAAGCTCGAACGGATGGGCCTTACCGATCTTCGCAAGCACATCATCGTCGAAGACTTTTGGACGCCGTTTGATATTGAGAAGACCTACTACTCAAATCGCGGATCCATCTACGGGGTCGTCTGCGACCGCCGCCACAACTTCGCGTTCAAGGCTCCGAAGCGAAGCGCCGACTTCAAGAACATGTTCTTCGTAGGCGGCAGCGTCAATCCCGGCGGCGGCATGCCCATGGTGTCCCTCAGCGGTCAGCACGTGGCCCGCATGATTCTCGAGCAAATAGAGCAATGATCTGGTGGCTTCTCTTCAGCGCGATTGGCTTGATCAGCGGATTCGTTCTGATGACGCGGGCGCCCGCCATCGACAACAAGCCTACGCATGAACCGGGAGAAGTTCACCGCCCCCTTTCGATCATCATCCCCGCGCGCAATGAGGAGCGGAATATCGCCAAGCTGCTTGCGTCGATTGGCTGCTCGCCCGCGCTCGAGGTGATCGTGGTGAACGACAGCTCGCAGGATGCAACCGCAGAGGTTGCACGGTCCCTCGGGGCAAGAGTGATTCGTCCGACCGCTCTTCCTGACGGGTTCACCGGAAAAGCATGGGCCTGCACAGAAGGCGCGCGCGTCGCGAGCCATGAACTACTTCTTTTTCTCGACGCGGATACACAGTTCGATGGCGGTGGCCTGCACGCGTTGTCCCACATGGCTGGTCTGAGTGACATGCAGAACAGCGCGCTATCCGTCTTTCCGTTCACCGCAACAGAGAGATCCTACGAAGAGTTGTCGCTCTTCTTCAACCTGCTGATGGCGTTCGGAACCGGAGGGTTTGGCAGCTTCCGAGAAAGCCACCTGTTCGGTCAGTCTCTCCTCATTAGTCGAGAGAACTACTGGAAGGTCGGCGGCCACGCCTCAGTCGGACGGCACGTGCTCGAGAACCTGCATCTGGCGTCGAAGCTCCGCGAAGCAGGTGTGACACCTGTTTGTCGCGTGGGTCGCGGAACACTCAGGATGAGGATGTTCCCTGACGGCTTTCGGCAACTCGTTTCGAGTTGGACGAAGGCTTTCGCAAACGGCGCGCAAGTGACAGACAGAAAGGTTCTGCTCGTCTCGATCGTGTGGCTCTCGGCGCTCTCCTCTGCGGCGCTCATCCCGTTCTTTGCCCACGGCGCGTTCTTCTCATGCTCGCTCGCGTTGTACGTGCTCGCGAGCATTGAGGTCTTCTTCTTCGCTCGACAGATAGGCTCGTTTCGGCTCTACAGCTGCGTCCTCTACCCCGTGCCGCTGGTGTTCTTCTTCGGCATCTTCGCTCGCTCCGCGTATCGTCGCGCTATGAATCGCCCGAGCGAATGGAAGGGGCGCGCAGTATGAAGCCCGCGCTCACGGCGGTCCTGGACATCACTCTGTGGCCGGTTGTGCAACTGACCATCAGCGCGCTTATCCTGCGTGTGCCCTTGCAGCGCTTCGAGCATGACAATGTCCTGACGGAGATAAGTCAGCCTCGACGCGCAGCCAGATTCTATCGGCATCTCCGCGTACCACAGTGGAAAAGGCACTTACCGGACGGCGCAAGCTGGCTGGGAGGCGCGCGAAAATCTCTCCGCTCATTCGACGTGCGCGACTCGCAGCGTTTCCTCGCAGAAACTCGACGCGCGGAGCTTGCACACTGGCTGCAACTCTGCTGTGCACCTGTCTTCTTCCTCTGGAACCCGCGATGGGCGTCCGTCGTTATCGGCGTTTATGCCGTGGCAGCGAACCTTCCGTGCATCCTCGCGCAGCGGTACAACCGAGCGATATTGCTACAGCGGAAACCCGCACCGACTAGGAGGTAATGCGGGCGGTCGAGTCGCGGACTACAAGCCGTGGCAAGATCACTTCGGTCTGCGCCGATGCGTTGGCGTCACGGCCATGATGCAAAGCGAAGAATGCTCGTGTCGCGATGTCGAGCCGCGAGAGATGCAACGTCGTGAGCGCCGGCTGCACAATCTCACTGAAAATGAGATCGTCAAAGCCGACGACCGACAAGTCCTTTGGAACCGAATATCCCAGGCGCTGCGTGGCGTGCAGTAGGCCCACAGCCGTCATGTCATTCGAGCAGATGACTGCGGTAGGTCGTTGCTTCATGCTGAAGATGCTTTCGGCGGCGGCTTGACCGCCGGTCATCTTATGATCGCCTTCGAAAATGAAACGCTCATTCGCCTTCAGTCCGCCCAAACGAAGAGCCTCGACGAACGCCTGGCGACGCCTGGCAGCCGAACTTAACGTCGGTGGCCCTGCCACGAAGCCGATCCGCTTATGCCCCAGCATCAGCAGGTGATCCACCGCTTCCTTCAGCCCATTCAGATAATCCACCGTGATGTTGTGCACGTCACCGAGCAGCACCGGCTGATTCAGGAACACCGCAGGAATACGCGCGTCGCGAATGCGCTGGATCGCGGCCTCACTCACTTCCGACGTAAGCACAGCAACGGCTGCGACGTTTCTCTCGAGCAGACGGCGCACGCTGGCCAACATCCGGTCTTCGCTGTAACCGCTATTGGCAAAGGTGACGTCAATGCCGTGCTCGGTCGCCAACGCCTCAAACTGCTCGATGAGATCGGGAAAGAAGGGGTTGCGGATGTCAGAGACGATCAGGCCATAGACATTGCTGCGCCCGGACCGCAGGCTCCGAGCGCTGTTGTTAGGAATGTATTCGAGCTCGCGAATCGCGTCGCGAACGCGCTGCGCCGTCTCTTCCCGCACCTTCTGCGGGTAGTTCAACACTCGCGAGACGGTGGCACTCGAAACGCCAGCGCGCTTTGCAACGGCAAGAATATCCATACAAGTCAGCTGCCGAATTATATCGACTTGGACGAACGAAAGCATTCGCCCGGGTCTGTACTTATCGACCTTCGGCAAGCGCCTGAATCAACGATTGCTGTCATCCGATCCGAGCCACGCCAAGCCCTGGGACACCGAGGTAAATACGTCCCCGGAGTTGACCTCGGCCTCACCAAAGCGATCCGTAAAGATCTTCCTCACCGCCGGAACCAGCGAAGTGCCACCGGTGAGAAAAACGCGATCCACCTCAGCCGCACGTAGCCCGGCAGCATCCAGCACCGCATCAATTGACCGCTCCATGCGTTCCAACTCCGGCGCGATCCATGTTTCGAAATCCGACCGCTGCACATCCTCATGCAGTTGGAGCGAACCCGTCTCGAGCGAGAAGGTGGCCGTCTCGCTCACGGAAAGCTGCGCTTTCACGCTCTGCACCGCTTGATGCAGTACGTAGCCCAGGTCTTCCTCCACGATCGTCCGCAGAGCAGAGATCTTGTCCGGCTCTGAAGCTCGTGTTTCAGCCACGCGCAACATATCGCGCACCTCGCGCGTGCGAAGGAATGACAAGGTGTGCCAGTGCTCCAGCCGACGGAATATCCACGCAGGCAATGTCGGCAACTGCTTGCCGAAGGAGGTCGACGAGGACTCAGAGCCCAAAGCTGGAGAGATCAACCTGCGGACGATGCGCGCGTCGAAGGCATCTCCCGCCAACCCGACGCCCGTGCTCGCCAACACTTCCGCTGCTCCCTGATGCACACGGAGCAAAGAAAAGTCGGTTGTACCTCCGCCGAAATCACCGATGAGCGCGACGCCTTCGGTCGCGTTTGCAGCGCGATACGCTCGAGCGGCGGCGACCGGCTCCATCGCGAAACTCACGTCTTCGAAACCTGCGTCCTTGAATGCAGCCAACAGGCGTTGCTCCGCGAACACGTTGTCAGCTTCATCCCCTGCCCCGACAAACATCACCGGACGTCCAACAACGGCGCGGGTCACGTCGAAACCAAACGCTTCACTCGCGTGAGCGCGAAGATCACGCAGAATGCGCGCCACCAGTTCTTCAAAGCGATATTGCCGACCGAAGATCTCTGTACCTGTCAGGCTGCGCGCTGAGAGATGGCTCTTCAGAGACTGGATCAGACGTCTCTGGATCTCATCTTCATCCGCTTCCAGGTAATGCTCAACCGCCTCAGCACCGGTCCAGGAGCGCACACCGCTCGCTCCCGCAGTGGATCGGCCTCGTTCCAGATAAAGGAGCGAGCGCGATGAGCGGCTGCTCCCCAGTCGGGATCTGAACGCTACTTCTTCTACGCTTCCTTGACGTACGAGGGAGACGGAACTGTTCGTCGTTCCGAAATCGATCCCCACTACATGATTCTCTTGTCGCAATCTGGCTCCCGCACAGCGCGTCGCTCTGCCAGCGACGCCTCTGTAATTTTGCAGCATCCAGCCAGAAATTTTGAAATGCCACCGGGAAGTCGCAGCCGCACACAGATCAATGAAGAATCAAACTGACCGTCAGCGTAGCGAGCACGATGCACGTGATGACGACGTATATCCGATCACGCTCCAGCGCAAAGCCGATGATCGAGAAGAGCACGCGAATGATGGGCGTCAATAGCAGCACGATGATTCCGAGTTGAGCCAAGGCTTGTCCGCGGTCGGCGAGCTTTGCGCTTGTGCTGAAGAGCAGCCGCACTGTGCTTGCCGGAGACGCAAACAGGCTCGCCTCGCCGATGAAGTGATGGAACTCCGCTGGTTGCGGATGTGCCGTGATCAGCGCCAACGCTCCGCCCAGCAGTCCGAGCGTCGTCGCCGCGAGCACTCCGCCGCGCAGCGTCAAGCTGATCAGCCGCTCCAGAGACTTGTCCGTAACCTGCGCGCTCATCGCGAACCTCGCAGTCCATGCACAATCATCTGCACAGCGATGATCGCGACGGTCGCGGCAAATACGCGGCGCAGTGTGACCACAGGCAATCTGGGCAACAAGCGAGCGCCCACCATTGACCCCGCGAGCACTCCCAGCATGACCGGCAGCGCAATGACGGGCTGAATGTAACCACGTTTGAGATAGATCGCGGCACTTGCGACACCGGTCACACCGATCATGAAACTACTTGTCGCCGTCGAAACCTTGAACGGAATCCCCATGACCCGATCCATCGCGATGACCTTCAGCGCACCGGAGCCAATGCCCAGCAAACCGGAGAGCATCCCCGCAACGTACATGAGTCCGAAGCCCGCCTTCGCATGCTCGACCTCGTAGTGGATCGTGCCCTGCGGGGTTACATAATCGCCGCCCAGGCGTAGCTTGCGCGTTAGCGGATCAGGATGCTTCTCCCGTGCCTCATCCCTCTTCATGCGAATGACGTTCCATGCTGAATGAAGCAGCACCAACCCAAACAAGATCGTCAGCGCGCCCGTAGGCGTCTTACTCGCGAGGAGTGCACCTGAGATCGCGCCGACCGTCGTCGCGACTTCGAGGAACATTCCGATACGGATGTTCGAAAGGCCATCACGCACATACGCCGCAGCCGCGCCTGACGAGGTTGCCACGACGGAGACAAGGCTTGCTCCGATGGCATAACGGATATCCACCCCGAGCAATAAGGTGAGCGCAGGGGTCACGACAATACCTCCGCCCAGTCCGGTGATGGCTCCGAGGAGACCGGCCGTAATGGAGACCAGAAACACGATCAGGGTGAATTCATGCGCAGGCATCGGGAGTTTCGCTGTTCTTCAAACGGGAATAAAGGACAAGTCTCAAGGGCTGTCACCATTGAATCCCGCGACCTATAATCAGTCCAATCGTATTTTGCGCATTGTCTATTCGGAAAGGCTGAATACTCCCGAATGTCCATGGAGCTGAAGCATCTTCAATCCTTCATCGCTGTCGCGGAACAGCTTAGCTTCGTGCGAGCGGCCCAGAGATTGCATATCTCGCAGCCAGCACTCACCGCGCACATCCAGCAGCTCGAAGAGAGCGTCGGCGCACAGTTGCTTCTGCGGAATAAGCGCAGCGTACGGCTGACCGAAGCGGGAGCCGATTTTCTCGAGGCGGCTCGTGACATCCTTCATCGCGTGAAGAGAGCCGTTGATCAAGCTCAGGAATCCGCTCGCGGAGAGACCGGACGGTTGAGGATTGGCTTCGTGTCCTCCGCGGCCCTGGAGATCGTTCCGCCTCTCGCCGTTGCTTACCGCAAGCGTTTCCCGGGCGTGCAACTGGACCTGATGAACTGGCGCACCAGCGACCAGTTGCGGCAACTGGCCGACAAGGAGCTCGACATCGGATTCGCGCGCATGCCCGCTCAACACAAAGGCCTGAGCTTCGCTCGCATACACAGAGAGCCACTCGTCATGGTGCTTTCCAAGCAGCATCCTCTCGCTCGCAAGAAGGACCTACACCTTGCTGACCTGCGCGATCAGCACTTCATCTTGTATGGCAGAAGATGGGCACCGGGCTTCTTCGATCAGATCCTCGACCTATGTCAGCAACAAGGCTTCACGCCGAACATTCTGCAGGAAACCGCAGAGATGTACACCGCGGTCGCAATCGTCGCTGCGGGACTCGACGTCTCGATCCTCCCCCGCTCCGTAGTAGCAGCGCAGCGCCGAGGCATCGTCGTCAGAGAGCTCAAGTACCGCGAAGCGTTTTCCGAAATCGCCATCGTGACACGCGACGAGCCTGCTTCCGTGCTTGTTCGAAATTTCGTCAAGCTCGCCAAGTCAATGGCGAAAACAAAGCCCGAGGCGACGGCTATGCGTCTTCTCACGCGATAAAGATTGCGCGAGTGGTTCCGTGCGGTATCGTTACCATTTTTATGTGGCCGTGCAAGCAGGATTGCCAAGGTCTTGCACGGCCCCGCCGCTTATCGTGAGGTTACAACGCTGGGATTCTTATGGTATCGTTACCTCGCTTTTGCAAATTCGAGGAACAGAGGTCTCTAGAAATATGCATCGTCGCATTGCCGCCGCCATCGCCACTGCGGGTCTCGTCGCCGCCAGCTTGTCCGCACAAGAGAAGCCTTTCTACCTTCACGATGGCGATCGCGTCGTGTTCTACGGCGACAGCATCACCGACCAGCGCATGTACACCATGATCATCGAAACGTATGCGATGACGCGCTATCCGGGCATGACTGTCGAGTATACGAACTCCGGCTGGGGCGGCGATCGCGTCAGCGGTGGTGGTGGTGGACCGATCGACACTCGACTGCAACGCGATGTGGTGGCCTACAAGCCGAATGTCGTGACGATCATGCTGGGCATGAATGATGCAGGCTACAAGGCCCCCACCGAAGAGCTCGACAAGACATACTTCGACGGCATGAAGTACATCGTCAACACCCTCCGCAAAGACTTGCCGGGGGTTCGACTTACGGCGATTCAGCCTTCTCCGTATGACAACGTAACGCGGCCGCCTGCATTCCCGATCCAGAACAACTACATCTACAACAACGCACTCGTGGCTTATGGTCGTTGGATTGCGAACTACGGTGCGGCGAACGGCATCACGGTTGCCGATGCGAACACAGACTTTGTGAAGATGCTGCAGAAGGCGTTTGCTAAAGACCCGGACACGGCTTCGAAGATCCTGCCGGACCACATTCATCCTTCATTCGGCGGACATCTGATGCTCGCGGGACAAGTGCTGCGTGCGTGGGATGCTCGTCCCACAGTCGCCGCAGTCACGATCGACGTGAAAGGCTCGAAGGCTTCCGTGAAGGAGAGCGAACACACAAAGATCTCCGCACTCGATGCCTCGAATGGTGTGAAGTGGACCGAACTTGACGATGCCTTGCCGCTTCCCTTCACGCAGTGGCAAAGTATGTGGGGTGGAGGCCCGACGGTAAGTCTCGTAGTGGAGAGCTCCGACCTGATGACGCTGCTCAACGAAGAGCCGATGGCGGTGAAGGGGCTGAAGCCGGGCGTCTACGCTCTGCGAATTGATGGCAAGCAGATCAGCACCTTCTCTGATGTGGAGCTCGCAAATGGCGTGAACCTCGCGCCGATCGTCACGCCGATGTCGGACCAGGCCTTCGACGTGTACCAGGCGGTGGCACAGCATAATGACCTCCACTTCGATCGCTTCCGCCATGTGCAGGTCGCTTTGGATTCCGATAAGTTCGCCGAGCAGTCAGCAGCATCCCAGGCAATGGACACGCTGGAGGCTGCCGTCGTGAAGAAGGCGCGCGAGCTCGCAAAGCCGAAGTCGCATACCTTTGAGCTTGTGCCTGTCTCCTAACCTCGCTCGGAAGATTCGGCGTTGTTTCATGAACCCCTCACGAAACAGCGCCGAATTTGTTTGTAGGCTTTTCACGAAAGGTTGATCCACCATGTTCGTTCGCACACTGCGCCTGCCACTCGCCATCGCTGCGCTCTCTGCATCGCTCACTTGCTCTGCACAGCTGCAGGCCACGAAGACAGGCGTAGAGTTTCGCTCCGGTACGGATGCCGTCGCCATCGATTTTGTCGAGGATAACGTGGCGCACATCCATGTGTTGCCTGCGGGAAAAGCGGACGAACGCACGCCGGTGATGGACCCGGCCTATAGAGCGTCTGCGGTGTCGCCTTCAGTACGCCTCAGCTCGCAGCACCTGGCCACGCTGGCAACAACCGCAGTGAGCGTCCGTGTGGAGGACGGCGATTTCTTGAAGGTCACACTCTGCGATAACGCGACGCACTGCGTTCAGCTCGACAATCTTCTTGCAGCGGCGAAGGGCGAAGCGTTGCCAATGAATCTCGATCACGTGCAGACGCTCTACGGAATGCGCGGGCTGCCGCTGGTGGATGCAGGCACGAGTTTCGCACGCAATGGTGGCGCGACGATCGCAGCCAGCTTCCAGGGCGATGGCGGCGCCCCGCTCTTCTTCACGGACTCACTCGGTGTACTCATTGACTCCAACGGCGGAAATTTCCAAGTCGTCGGGCCATCGGTGCGTTTCAGCGGAGGCTCGCGCAAGGACCTCGAAATGTATGTCGCCTTCGGTAAGCCAATGCAGGTAATGAGTTCCATGATGAAGCTCACAGGCCTGCCGCCTATGGCGCCGAAGTGGACACTTGGCTTCATCCACAGCTTGTGGGGGACAGACGAAGCGCGGCTGAAGGAGATTGCGAAAACCTACCGCGAAAAGCAGATTCCCCTCGATGCGTTCATTCTCGACTTCGACTGGAAGGCATGGGGTGAAGACAACTACGGCGAGTGGCGTTGGAACAGCACGCACGGCAAAGGCGCATTTGCGCCGGACAAGTTCCCCGATGGTGCTTCTGGTGCCTTCGCGAAAGAGCTTGGCTCGGAGGGCATCAAGCTCGCGGGCATTCTCAAACCTCGCATCCTGCTCTCGCCTGATACAAATCCTGACCATCGCACGGAAGCCGCGGCCTACGCGGACAAACACAACCTCTGGTTCCCCGATGAGAAGCCGGAGAAGGACTACGTGACTGAGCGCATGGCGCGCAATCTGAACTTCACCTTGCCTGAGACACGCACCTGGTTCTGGGAGCATCTGCGGCCTTCGTACCAAGCAGGCCTTGTGGGCTGGTGGAATGATGAGGCCGATCCGCAGACACCCTCGCAGGCGGCGAACGTACAGTTTCTCAACATGGGGCGGACGCTCTATGACGGTCAACGCGCAACGGATGACCGCCGCGTGTGGTCGATCAATCGCAATTATTATCTGGGCGCGAACCGCTATGGCTACGGACTGTGGTCGGGCGATGTGCTCACAGGTTTTGATTCGATGGCATACCAGGAGCGACGTATGATTGCGTCGCTCAACATCGGCGCAAGCCACTGGAGCATGGACACGGGTGGTTTCCGTGGCACGCCAACGCCAGAGAACTACGCGCGCTGGATGGAGTTTGCGGCTTGGGTGCCGATCTTCCGCGTACATGGAAACTTCAACGAGAAGCGTATGCCGTGGTCGTATGGTCCCGTAGCCGAGGCTGCTGCGACGAAGGCCATTCGTACCCGCTACTCACTGATGCCATACATGTACTCCTACGAGCATGCTGACCACTCGACGGGTATCGGCATCGTGCGTCCGATGTTCTGGATCTACCCGGAAGATGCGGAAGCCTCTGCGCTCGAAACTGAGTGGATGTTCGGTGACGCGTTTCTCGTTTCGCCGGTGGTGACGCCGGGGGCAACGAACCAGCGCGTGTATCTGCCGCAAGGCACGTGGTTCGACTACAGCAGCGGCAAGCGCATCGAAGGCAAACGCTGGATCGACGTTGCCATTGACCCGAAGACGTGGAGCGACACGCCGGTGTTTGTGCGCGACGGATCGATCATCGCCACACAGGAGCCGCAGCAGTTCACCGACCAGCACCCCGTGCAGGAGGTGACGCTCGACGTTTTCCCCAATGCACAAGCGGCGGCGTTTACCTATTACGAGGACGACGGTCAGAGCTATCAGTACGAGAAGCAGCAGTTCCTCTC contains the following coding sequences:
- a CDS encoding Hsp70 family protein yields the protein MGIDFGTTNSSVSLVRQGSVEEVAFRSRLGSSRSSRSLLYLERGRSTAGASGVRSWTGAEAVEHYLEADEDEIQRRLIQSLKSHLSARSLTGTEIFGRQYRFEELVARILRDLRAHASEAFGFDVTRAVVGRPVMFVGAGDEADNVFAEQRLLAAFKDAGFEDVSFAMEPVAAARAYRAANATEGVALIGDFGGGTTDFSLLRVHQGAAEVLASTGVGLAGDAFDARIVRRLISPALGSESSSTSFGKQLPTLPAWIFRRLEHWHTLSFLRTREVRDMLRVAETRASEPDKISALRTIVEEDLGYVLHQAVQSVKAQLSVSETATFSLETGSLQLHEDVQRSDFETWIAPELERMERSIDAVLDAAGLRAAEVDRVFLTGGTSLVPAVRKIFTDRFGEAEVNSGDVFTSVSQGLAWLGSDDSNR
- a CDS encoding DUF1634 domain-containing protein, yielding MSAQVTDKSLERLISLTLRGGVLAATTLGLLGGALALITAHPQPAEFHHFIGEASLFASPASTVRLLFSTSAKLADRGQALAQLGIIVLLLTPIIRVLFSIIGFALERDRIYVVITCIVLATLTVSLILH
- a CDS encoding sulfite exporter TauE/SafE family protein, translating into MPAHEFTLIVFLVSITAGLLGAITGLGGGIVVTPALTLLLGVDIRYAIGASLVSVVATSSGAAAAYVRDGLSNIRIGMFLEVATTVGAISGALLASKTPTGALTILFGLVLLHSAWNVIRMKRDEAREKHPDPLTRKLRLGGDYVTPQGTIHYEVEHAKAGFGLMYVAGMLSGLLGIGSGALKVIAMDRVMGIPFKVSTATSSFMIGVTGVASAAIYLKRGYIQPVIALPVMLGVLAGSMVGARLLPRLPVVTLRRVFAATVAIIAVQMIVHGLRGSR
- a CDS encoding LysR family transcriptional regulator, with product MELKHLQSFIAVAEQLSFVRAAQRLHISQPALTAHIQQLEESVGAQLLLRNKRSVRLTEAGADFLEAARDILHRVKRAVDQAQESARGETGRLRIGFVSSAALEIVPPLAVAYRKRFPGVQLDLMNWRTSDQLRQLADKELDIGFARMPAQHKGLSFARIHREPLVMVLSKQHPLARKKDLHLADLRDQHFILYGRRWAPGFFDQILDLCQQQGFTPNILQETAEMYTAVAIVAAGLDVSILPRSVVAAQRRGIVVRELKYREAFSEIAIVTRDEPASVLVRNFVKLAKSMAKTKPEATAMRLLTR
- a CDS encoding SGNH/GDSL hydrolase family protein gives rise to the protein MHRRIAAAIATAGLVAASLSAQEKPFYLHDGDRVVFYGDSITDQRMYTMIIETYAMTRYPGMTVEYTNSGWGGDRVSGGGGGPIDTRLQRDVVAYKPNVVTIMLGMNDAGYKAPTEELDKTYFDGMKYIVNTLRKDLPGVRLTAIQPSPYDNVTRPPAFPIQNNYIYNNALVAYGRWIANYGAANGITVADANTDFVKMLQKAFAKDPDTASKILPDHIHPSFGGHLMLAGQVLRAWDARPTVAAVTIDVKGSKASVKESEHTKISALDASNGVKWTELDDALPLPFTQWQSMWGGGPTVSLVVESSDLMTLLNEEPMAVKGLKPGVYALRIDGKQISTFSDVELANGVNLAPIVTPMSDQAFDVYQAVAQHNDLHFDRFRHVQVALDSDKFAEQSAASQAMDTLEAAVVKKARELAKPKSHTFELVPVS